The Solanum lycopersicum chromosome 6, SLM_r2.1 genome has a window encoding:
- the LOC101251690 gene encoding protein ROOT PRIMORDIUM DEFECTIVE 1: MHIFLSISTKLLQSKSTSFKSLTWIPTVFLLSPKQMSQSTSIPRNQQRIRDHGYDDYMEVEKKIRKVKKFQELLLTQPNSMIAISRLDMLARRFGFKQYEAGKFILKFPHVFEVFEHPVQRILYCRLTRKSLLQIEQEKLALLAQLPLAVTRLRKLLLLSNTGRLRLEHVRIARKDFGLPDDFEFSVVLKYPKYFRLFDAKETRNKYIEVVERDPRLTVCAVENVREREYREKGGEEENVRFSFRVNFPPGFKIGKYYKIAVWKWQRLPYWLPYEDISGYDLRSLEAQKRMEKRAVATIHELLSLTVEKKITLERIAHFRLAMDLPKKLKDFLLQHQGIFYISTRGNQGKLHTVFLREAYRKGELIEPNELYLARRRLAELVLLSPRKVTVDRRLINYGKQGGDDEMADYVENGGDHSAARETVREDLGEESLDSDGDCSTDTENAQKEANNDDVTDDAEDTRVTNV, encoded by the exons atgCACATTTTCCTTTCGATTTCAACAAAATTATTACAGTCAAAATCCACATCCTTCAAGTCCCTCACATGGATTCCTACAGTTTTCTTACTATCCCCAAAGCAAATGTCACAGTCAACTTCCATACCCAGGAACCAACAGCGTATTCGCGACCACGGCTACGATGATTACATGGAAGTGGAGAAGAAAATTCGTAAAGTAAAGAAATTCCAAGAACTACTTCTTACTCAACCTAATTCAATGATCGCCATTTCTCGCCTTGATATGCTTGCTCGCCGTTTTGGGTTCAAACAATATGAAGCAGGGAAGTTTATTCTCAAATTTCCTCATGTTTTTGAGGTATTCGAACACCCAGTTCAGAGAATATTATATTGTAGGCTTACTCGTAAATCATTGCTTCAAATTGAGCAAGAAAAACTAGCACTTTTAGCTCAATTGCCTTTAGCTGTAACCCGTTTACGGAAGCTTCTGTTGCTATCGAATACGGGTAGGTTAAGGTTAGAACATGTTAGGATTGCAAGGAAAGATTTTGGTTTACCTGATGATTTTGAGTTTTCTGTGGTTTTGAAGTATCCCAAGTATTTTAGATTGTTTGATGCTAAAGAGACTAGGAATAAGTATATTGAGGTTGTTGAAAGAGACCCGCGATTAACTGTTTGTGCTGTGGAGAATGTTAGGGAGAGAGAGTATAGAGAAAAGGGTGGCGAAGAAGAGAATGTGCGGTTTTCATTTAGAGTGAATTTCCCACCAGGTTTCAAGATTGGGAAGTATTATAAGATTGCTGTTTGGAAGTGGCAAAGGTTGCCTTATTGGTTGCCATATGAGGATATCTCTGGTTATGATTTAAGGTCACTCGAGGCACAGAAGAGAATGGAAAAGAGAGCAGTTGCGACTATTCATGAATTGTTGTCGTTGACAGTTGAAAAGAAGATTACTTTGGAGAGAATTGCACATTTTAGGTTGGCTATGGATTTGCCAAAGAAGCTGAAAgactttcttcttcaacatcAAGGGATATTTTATATTTCGACAAGGGGAAATCAAGGGAAATTGCATACGGTGTTTCTCAGGGAGGCTTATAGGAAGGGAGAGTTGATTGAGCCTAATGAGTTATATTTAGCTAGGAGAAGGCTGGCTGAATTGGTTTTACTGAGTCCAAGGAAAGTCACAGTGGATAGAAGATTGATTAATTATGGAAAACAGGGAGGCGATGATGAAATGGCTGACTACGTTGAGAATGGAGGAGATCATTCAGCCGCCCGAGAGACAGTTAGAGAAGATTTGGGAGAAGAAAGCCTGGACTCTGATGGTGATTGCAGTACTGACACCGAGAACGCACAAAAGGAAGCCAATAATGATGATGTTACTGATGATGCAGAGGACACTCGTGTCACTAA TGTATAG